The proteins below are encoded in one region of Natronospira bacteriovora:
- the greA gene encoding transcription elongation factor GreA: MKRTPLTARGADSLKAELKKLKTEDRPRVVQAIADAREHGDLKENAEYHAAREEQGLIEARIKDIESKLSTAEIIDVTKVDAGGKVIFGATVDVYDEVSDSEATYQIVGEDEADIKQGRLSVNSPIARALIGKEEGDECEVQTPGGVRRYEIVEVRYE; the protein is encoded by the coding sequence ATGAAAAGAACGCCGTTGACGGCCAGAGGCGCTGACAGCCTCAAGGCGGAGCTGAAAAAACTCAAGACCGAGGATCGCCCGCGTGTGGTTCAGGCCATCGCCGACGCCCGTGAACATGGTGATCTGAAAGAAAATGCGGAATATCATGCTGCCCGTGAAGAGCAGGGCCTGATCGAAGCCCGCATCAAGGATATCGAATCCAAGCTGTCCACCGCCGAGATCATCGATGTGACCAAGGTGGACGCCGGTGGCAAGGTCATTTTCGGCGCCACCGTTGATGTCTATGATGAAGTCTCGGACAGTGAGGCGACCTACCAGATCGTTGGCGAGGATGAGGCGGACATCAAGCAGGGTCGGCTATCCGTGAATTCACCCATCGCCCGCGCCCTGATCGGAAAGGAAGAGGGCGATGAGTGCGAAGTTCAGACGCCGGGCGGTGTGCGCCGCTACGAAATCGTCGAGGTGCGTTACGAGTGA